The proteins below come from a single Vanessa atalanta chromosome 21, ilVanAtal1.2, whole genome shotgun sequence genomic window:
- the LOC125072288 gene encoding leucine-rich repeat-containing protein 24-like, with the protein MSMRVSWARWYWIVIFTTCTARTASDWLDCAHIATCRCKWSSGKKTATCASGDLRRPPSLSSDIQVLDLHDNPLRNLPQEVFLNIGLLNLQRLNLRATKLRSIHADAFLELRILVEVDLADNDLAVLPRDIFRGNERLRLVVLSNNPLTILISDQFPTLPHLRMLLLDGCRLRTIQTNALRNLKSLETIDLRRNQLTFLRLITFSLPALKTMSLSGNPWRCDCRLREFKDWFLESKLGTEELVCVEPSTQSGNKWRNVPSENMACPPEVKSSTLVVRAEIGFAATFGCWVHGVPKPSVTWLLDGVEIRNSTIDCDMEETDTVVEDDTIDDKVPGSVRWVNITLLNVTSSAAGEWTCVAKSMAGESRAVISLVLPRSQTATARTAPGIPQLLGVVFGALGALACLGFIAAVACWQLRRRTVPPSRSFTDQEKRLIDASVVVSCDRSIADMASPCDFELTERSIDDQPRGCGFDPVHITIEGTPGAFPPPPAEFAVPVPYGNIFISVQVSGRGEPGKYPDLLSGGATLPRRSRTCCNAPAYDNMGPRVTATGSSTWSLPGASSENIEISETPVLTLPPPPPEFVSL; encoded by the coding sequence ATGAGTATGCGCGTGTCGTGGGCTAGGTGGTATTGGATAGTTATCTTCACGACGTGTACCGCGAGGACCGCCAGTGATTGGCTCGACTGCGCCCACATCGCAACCTGCCGTTGTAAGTGGTCCTCCGGGAAGAAAACCGCCACGTGTGCCTCCGGTGACCTACGCCGCCCGCCATCTCTCTCATCAGACATCCAAGTATTGGACCTACACGATAACCCCTTAAGAAATCTCCCGCAGGAAGTTTTTCTAAACATTGGCCTTCTCAATTTACAACGGCTTAATTTACGAGCCACGAAACTTAGATCTATTCACGCAGACGCTTTTTTAGAATTAAGAATTTTAGTTGAAGTTGATTTGGCTGATAACGATTTGGCCGTTCTTCCGAGAGATATATTCAGAGGAAACGAAAGATTGCGACTGGTAGTACTTAGTAATAACCCATTGACAATATTAATCTCAGATCAGTTTCCAACACTTCCACATCTGCGAATGCTCCTGCTAGATGGTTGCAGACTAAGAACAATACAAACAAACgcattacgaaatttaaaatcacTAGAGACTATAGACTTACGAAGAAATCAACTAACATTCCTACGTTTGATTACTTTTTCACTACCGGCCTTAAAGACTATGTCATTGTCGGGCAATCCGTGGCGGTGTGATTGTCGTTTACGTGAGTTTAAGGATTGGTTTTTAGAAAGTAAATTGGGAACGGAAGAATTAGTTTGCGTAGAACCATCGACTCAGTCAGGGAATAAATGGCGCAATGTACCAAGCGAGAACATGGCTTGCCCTCCAGAAGTTAAATCAAGTACCTTGGTTGTGAGAGCAGAGATAGGTTTCGCTGCTACATTTGGTTGTTGGGTCCATGGAGTACCAAAACCTTCAGTTACATGGCTCCTAGATGGTGTAGAAATACGAAATAGTACAATTGACTGCGATATGGAAGAAACGGATACAGTAGTTGAAGACGATACTATAGATGACAAAGTTCCCGGAAGCGTTAGATGGgtgaatataacattattaaatgtaaCTTCAAGTGCAGCTGGAGAGTGGACCTGTGTAGCTAAAAGTATGGCTGGCGAATCTAGAGCTGTTATAAGTCTTGTTTTACCTAGATCTCAAACTGCCACTGCACGGACGGCTCCAGGAATACCACAACTGCTCGGAGTTGTTTTTGGAGCTTTAGGTGCGTTAGCATGTCTTGGGTTTATTGCCGCTGTAGCTTGTTGGCAATTAAGAAGACGTACAGTACCACCAAGTCGGAGTTTCACTGATCAAGAGAAACGTTTGATAGATGCTTCAGTAGTAGTTAGTTGTGACCGTTCGATTGCTGATATGGCTTCACCGTGTGATTTCGAATTGACAGAGAGGTCTATAGACGATCAACCGAGAGGATGTGGCTTTGATCCAGTCCACATAACTATTGAAGGTACACCAGGTGCGTTTCCACCTCCACCAGCGGAGTTTGCTGTTCCAGTTCCTtacggaaatatatttatatctgtcCAAGTTTCCGGTCGAGGTGAACCCGGAAAATATCCAGATTTACTTAGTGGTGGTGCAACGTTACCTCGGAGAAGTAGAACATGCTGTAACGCTCCCGCATATGACAATATGGGTCCTAGAGTGACGGCAACTGGTAGCTCCACGTGGTCACTCCCAGGAGCTAGCTCAGAGAATATAGAAATATCAGAGACCCCTGTCCTTACCCTACCGCCACCACCACCGGAGTTTGTCTCACTTTAG